One segment of Panicum virgatum strain AP13 chromosome 3K, P.virgatum_v5, whole genome shotgun sequence DNA contains the following:
- the LOC120697187 gene encoding cytochrome b5, protein MSKVYTLEEVAKHNSKDDCWLIIGGKVYDVTKFLEDHPGGDDVLLSSTAKDATDDFEDVGHSTTARAMMDEYLLGEIDSSTIPARTKYVPPKQPHYNQDKTPEFIIKILQFLVPLAILGLAVAVRIYTKSESA, encoded by the exons atgtCCAAGGTCTACACCCTCGAGGAGGTCGCCAAGCACAACTCCAAGGACGACTGCTGGCTCATCATCGGCGGCAAG GtgtacgatgtgacaaagtttTTGGAAGACCACCCAGGAGGTGACGATGTTCTGCTTTCCTCAACTG CCAAGGACGCAACTGATGATTTCGAAGATGTCGGGCACAGCACCACTGCCCGTGCGATGATGGATGAGTACTTGTTGGGTGAAATCGACTCATCAACGATCCCTGCTAGGACGAAGTATGTTCCCCCCAAGCAACCGCACTACAACCAGGACAAGACCCCAGAGTTCATTATCAAGATCCTCCAGTTCTTGGTTCCCCTGGCAATCCTGGGCTTGGCTGTTGCTGTTAGGATCTACACCAAGTCAGAGTCTGCTTAG
- the LOC120697188 gene encoding subtilisin-chymotrypsin inhibitor-2B-like isoform X1: MILSHSPLAGRVGLYIRHTPPPPPGADRSSTPNLHTITISSSRQDISTSTMSSVDATGGEKKTSWPEVVGLPAEEAKKIILKDMPDADVVVLPAGSPVTMDWRSNRVRVFVDTVAQTPTVG; this comes from the exons ATGATCCTCTCTCACTCACCTCTCGCCGGCCGGGTGGGCCTATATATCAGGCACACCCCACCACCTCCCCCAGGCGCAGATCGATCGAGCACCCCAAACTTGCACACAATCACCATCAGTTCTAGTAGACAAGACAT ATCGACATCGACGATGAGCTCCGTGgacgccaccggcggcgagaagaagACGTCGTGGCCGGAGGTGGTGGGCctgccggcggaggaggccaaGAAGATCATCCTCAAGGACATGCCCGACGCCGACGTCGTCGTCCTGCCCGCCGGCTCGCCGGTGACCATGGACTGGAGGTCCAACCGCGTCCGCGTCTTCGTCGACACCGTCGCTCAGACCCCGACGGTGGGTTGA
- the LOC120697188 gene encoding subtilisin-chymotrypsin inhibitor-2B-like isoform X2 translates to MSTRSTSTMSSVDATGGEKKTSWPEVVGLPAEEAKKIILKDMPDADVVVLPAGSPVTMDWRSNRVRVFVDTVAQTPTVG, encoded by the exons ATGTCGACGAG ATCGACATCGACGATGAGCTCCGTGgacgccaccggcggcgagaagaagACGTCGTGGCCGGAGGTGGTGGGCctgccggcggaggaggccaaGAAGATCATCCTCAAGGACATGCCCGACGCCGACGTCGTCGTCCTGCCCGCCGGCTCGCCGGTGACCATGGACTGGAGGTCCAACCGCGTCCGCGTCTTCGTCGACACCGTCGCTCAGACCCCGACGGTGGGTTGA